A genomic window from Candidatus Angelobacter sp. includes:
- a CDS encoding exonuclease domain-containing protein: protein MNSQPWILLDTETTGFAAPIFVVELAAQRMRGWEPDGVPFRKLLNQNADIPAEASRVHGYTREILERDGEPPREVYREFSEYAGNLPLVSFNLAYDLDEVLTPEWKRLAVAPIGLPGLCALRLAQRLLDPVPAGNCKLQTLRQYYRLPERGAHTALGDVQTVADLFAQVLHPIAEHRGLDTWEKLTHYAVEEWYPSRIAFGKHKGRLVHESRKDAELRRWLDSLASSSNARNAQMGRWYLRQLTVTKEADTTVFSASEVERKGKRAETPRAGTVAALVIYANPELEELRQLVAGARARLAELETDYTTEKARVDAMQAALFRRLREHYQKRDRLRLIVDYRKKYLDSLIRGGEEEAKQAEENYERARAQSEKDYEETAAAVAKKKQLTPDEEAELTRLWKKLVKLYHPDRFADQPDKLETYHKLTSAINRAKDTGDIKTLREIAEDPHGYILRQGWTSLDFSDGAELSQLRKLYESLQLEIIEVLETLNRLRESPDFELCRFTEKKPGVLDELAAERKKMLEKESADLEKQAGQLATEIEELSGETPDHIV, encoded by the coding sequence ATGAACAGCCAGCCCTGGATTCTCCTCGACACCGAAACGACGGGCTTCGCCGCACCGATCTTCGTTGTTGAACTGGCGGCCCAACGGATGCGTGGTTGGGAACCGGACGGCGTGCCGTTCCGCAAGTTGCTGAATCAAAATGCGGACATTCCGGCCGAAGCCTCGCGCGTCCACGGTTATACTCGCGAAATTCTTGAGCGCGATGGCGAGCCGCCCCGCGAGGTCTATCGGGAGTTTTCAGAATACGCGGGCAATCTGCCGCTCGTTTCATTCAACCTCGCATACGATCTGGACGAAGTGCTGACGCCGGAATGGAAGCGGCTGGCCGTTGCGCCAATTGGTTTGCCGGGCCTCTGCGCTCTGCGTCTGGCCCAGCGTCTTCTTGATCCCGTGCCCGCCGGCAACTGCAAGCTGCAAACGCTCCGCCAGTATTACCGTCTGCCCGAACGCGGCGCGCACACAGCGCTGGGCGATGTTCAAACGGTCGCGGATTTATTCGCGCAAGTGCTCCATCCAATCGCCGAACATCGCGGCCTGGACACCTGGGAAAAGCTCACCCACTATGCAGTGGAGGAATGGTATCCGTCCCGCATCGCCTTTGGAAAACACAAGGGCAGGTTGGTTCACGAATCCCGGAAAGACGCGGAATTGCGCCGCTGGCTCGACTCGCTGGCCAGTTCGAGCAATGCCCGCAACGCTCAGATGGGTCGCTGGTATCTGCGCCAACTGACTGTCACGAAGGAAGCGGACACGACGGTATTCTCCGCCTCCGAAGTCGAACGCAAAGGCAAACGAGCCGAAACACCACGCGCCGGCACCGTCGCCGCGCTGGTCATCTACGCAAATCCCGAATTGGAAGAACTCCGTCAGCTTGTCGCCGGCGCGCGGGCGCGTCTGGCGGAACTGGAAACGGACTACACGACAGAGAAGGCGCGCGTGGACGCCATGCAAGCCGCCCTGTTCCGGCGCTTGCGCGAGCACTACCAGAAACGCGACCGGCTGCGGCTCATCGTTGACTATCGCAAAAAGTATCTGGACTCGTTGATTCGTGGCGGCGAGGAGGAGGCGAAACAAGCGGAAGAGAATTACGAGCGGGCCAGGGCGCAATCCGAAAAGGATTACGAGGAAACAGCGGCAGCCGTAGCGAAGAAGAAACAACTCACGCCTGACGAGGAAGCCGAATTGACCCGGCTGTGGAAGAAGCTGGTCAAGTTGTATCACCCCGACCGCTTCGCCGACCAGCCCGACAAGTTGGAGACTTATCACAAACTGACCAGCGCCATCAACCGCGCGAAGGACACCGGCGATATCAAGACGCTCCGTGAAATCGCCGAAGACCCGCACGGATACATTTTGCGACAGGGCTGGACGAGTCTGGACTTCAGCGACGGCGCGGAACTATCGCAATTGCGCAAGCTCTACGAAAGCCTGCAACTGGAAATCATCGAGGTCCTCGAAACGTTGAACCGGCTGCGGGAAAGTCCCGACTTCGAGCTTTGCCGGTTCACCGAGAAGAAACCGGGCGTGCTGGACGAACTCGCGGCAGAACGAAAGAAGATGCTCGAAAAGGAAAGCGCCGACCTGGAAAAGCAGGCCGGACAACTCGCAACGGAGATCGAAGAATTGTCTGGAGAGACGCCCGATCACATCGTATAG
- a CDS encoding response regulator, producing GAKRILSGIVTDALALAKKEPPAKPPFTVLLQQPETPFKTWLESKLNEKHDVRIILFKRASELLALMNQQPFDVAVVCGIEWDTLTHLEYKYRTPEAFKVLAGLNARYGKPIITMKGLATQELVERLEGENELDFWYGRFSTREFWDTLESCLPIRRDSAHDAANAAPQPPRARPPRIVVNDDEEMQREIIRILVKTSYKDATVLLFDDAEEALKELKREPPDLFTTDVQHAKIDGFQMLGQLAKMEPKCPAFVISGAVSSEKVLRYTDPKLDVTFFSKPFKIPEFRRELEKYFGPTELPDRPVPKHEA from the coding sequence GGCGCGAAGCGCATCCTGTCGGGAATAGTTACTGACGCGCTGGCCCTCGCGAAGAAGGAGCCGCCTGCCAAACCTCCTTTTACAGTCCTGTTACAACAACCAGAAACGCCGTTTAAGACGTGGCTTGAATCGAAACTGAACGAGAAGCACGACGTTCGGATTATCCTGTTTAAACGAGCGAGTGAATTGCTTGCCCTGATGAATCAGCAGCCATTCGATGTCGCTGTTGTCTGCGGAATAGAGTGGGACACACTCACTCACTTGGAGTATAAGTATCGTACCCCTGAAGCTTTCAAGGTGCTGGCCGGTTTGAACGCGCGGTACGGCAAACCGATTATCACCATGAAAGGATTAGCGACGCAGGAGCTTGTCGAGAGGTTGGAAGGCGAGAATGAACTCGACTTTTGGTACGGTCGGTTCTCGACGCGGGAGTTCTGGGACACCTTAGAAAGCTGTTTGCCGATCCGACGTGACTCCGCGCATGACGCTGCTAACGCGGCGCCTCAACCTCCGAGGGCGCGGCCTCCTCGAATTGTAGTGAATGACGACGAGGAAATGCAGCGGGAGATCATTCGTATTCTCGTCAAGACATCCTATAAGGATGCGACCGTGCTGTTGTTCGATGATGCTGAGGAAGCCTTAAAGGAACTAAAAAGAGAACCCCCTGACCTTTTCACGACCGACGTGCAGCACGCCAAGATAGATGGCTTTCAGATGCTAGGGCAGCTCGCGAAAATGGAACCGAAGTGTCCCGCCTTTGTAATCTCTGGCGCTGTAAGTAGTGAGAAGGTACTGCGCTATACAGACCCTAAATTGGACGTTACGTTTTTCTCCAAGCCCTTCAAGATTCCAGAGTTCAGAAGGGAACTGGAAAAATACTTTGGCCCCACTGAGCTACCGGATAGACCAGTTCCAAAGCACGAAGCATGA